In a genomic window of Nostoc sp. UHCC 0870:
- a CDS encoding RNA-guided endonuclease InsQ/TnpB family protein, with amino-acid sequence MDEAIRTSQFVRNKVLRYWMDNRGIGKKELYQYNTQLRAEYEFVKNLSSHSCQAFVENVERAINRFFANCKAKKPGKKGYPKFKKHSRSVEYKQQSWKLHPSIRRIAFTDKKGIGELKLLGKWDIHQYPVDLIKRVRIVRRADGYYVQFCVKVDNKQEAPLTTSEIGIDVGLEYFYSDSNGNHEENPRYLRKAEKDIKRVQRNIYKKKKGSSGRKKARGVYARKHLKVTRQRNEHAKRLARNLCLANAKVVLEDLNVSGLVKNHKLAKSISDVSWYNFRQWLEYFGENFGREIVAVPPHFTSQECSNCGAKVQKSLSTRTHSCLHCGHIEQRDVNAAKVILSRAKARQCGLGETPRPHCR; translated from the coding sequence ATAGATGAAGCTATCCGCACAAGTCAGTTTGTCAGAAACAAGGTACTTAGATACTGGATGGATAATCGTGGTATTGGCAAGAAGGAATTGTACCAATACAACACTCAATTACGAGCAGAATATGAATTTGTCAAAAACTTAAGCAGTCATTCTTGCCAAGCATTTGTTGAGAATGTAGAACGTGCTATTAATAGATTTTTTGCTAACTGCAAGGCTAAAAAACCAGGTAAGAAAGGTTATCCAAAATTTAAAAAGCATAGTCGCTCTGTTGAATATAAACAACAGTCTTGGAAACTACACCCTTCCATACGACGGATAGCATTTACCGATAAAAAAGGTATTGGCGAACTTAAACTATTGGGTAAATGGGATATTCATCAATATCCTGTTGATTTAATTAAACGAGTGAGGATTGTTCGCCGTGCCGATGGGTATTATGTGCAATTCTGCGTGAAAGTTGATAACAAGCAGGAAGCACCATTAACTACATCCGAAATCGGCATTGATGTAGGTTTGGAATATTTCTACTCTGATAGCAATGGCAACCATGAAGAAAACCCGCGATATTTACGTAAAGCCGAGAAAGATATTAAGCGAGTTCAAAGAAATATTTACAAAAAGAAAAAAGGGTCATCTGGCAGAAAAAAAGCTCGTGGTGTTTATGCTCGTAAGCATTTAAAAGTAACTCGACAAAGGAATGAACACGCTAAGAGATTAGCGCGTAACTTATGCCTAGCTAACGCTAAGGTAGTCTTGGAAGATTTAAATGTTTCCGGCTTGGTGAAAAACCACAAGTTAGCCAAGAGCATTTCTGATGTCTCTTGGTACAACTTCCGCCAGTGGCTCGAATACTTTGGTGAGAACTTTGGGCGGGAAATAGTTGCTGTTCCGCCTCATTTCACTAGCCAGGAATGCAGTAATTGTGGTGCTAAAGTCCAGAAATCTCTTAGCACCAGAACACATTCTTGTCTACATTGCGGACACATTGAACAACGTGATGTGAATGCTGCCAAAGTAATTTTAAGTCGTGCAAAGGCAAGGCAGTGCGGTCTTGGGGAGACCCCAAGACCGCACTGCCGCTAG
- a CDS encoding reverse transcriptase domain-containing protein: protein MHDRATQALAKLALEPEWEALFESNSYGFRPGRSTHDAIEAIFNSISKMYKYVLDADISKCFDKINHKELLNKINTFPTMRRLIKAWLESGVMDDGQFFETKEGTPQGGVISPLLANIALHGLEQLVVDYARSLKGTKNRNQSSISLIKICR, encoded by the coding sequence ATGCACGACAGAGCGACTCAAGCCCTTGCCAAACTAGCTCTTGAGCCAGAATGGGAAGCTCTCTTTGAGTCTAATAGCTATGGATTCCGACCAGGAAGAAGCACCCATGATGCAATCGAAGCAATATTTAACAGCATCAGTAAAATGTACAAATACGTTCTAGATGCTGATATATCGAAATGCTTCGATAAAATCAACCACAAAGAATTGCTCAACAAAATCAATACATTCCCAACTATGCGGAGACTCATCAAAGCATGGCTAGAATCGGGGGTAATGGATGATGGACAATTCTTTGAGACTAAAGAAGGCACACCCCAAGGCGGTGTAATATCTCCCCTATTAGCAAATATAGCCCTTCATGGACTAGAACAACTAGTAGTAGATTATGCACGTAGCCTCAAAGGTACGAAAAATAGAAATCAAAGTTCCATATCATTAATTAAGATATGCCGATGA